A genomic stretch from Enterobacter pseudoroggenkampii includes:
- the typA gene encoding ribosome-dependent GTPase TypA gives MIENLRNIAIIAHVDHGKTTLVDKLLQQSGTFDARAETQERVMDSNDLEKERGITILAKNTAIKWNDYRINIVDTPGHADFGGEVERVMSMVDSVLLVVDAMDGPMPQTRFVTKKAFAHGLKPIVVINKVDRPGARPDWVVDQVFDLFVNLDATDEQLDFPIVYASALNGIAGLDHEDMAEDMTPLYQAIVDRVPAPNVDLDGTLQMQISQLDYNNYVGVIGIGRIKRGKVKPNQQVTIIDSEGKTRNGKVGKVLTHLGLERIESDIAEAGDIIAITGLGELNISDTICDPQNVEALPALSVDEPTVSMFFNVNTSPFCGKEGKFVTSRQILDRLNKELVHNVALRVEETEDADAFRVSGRGELHLSVLIENMRREGFEMAVSRPKVIFREIDGRKQEPFENVTLDVEEQHQGSVMQALGERKGDLKNMNPDGKGRVRLDYVIPSRGLIGFRSEFMTMTSGTGLLYSTFSHYDDVRPGEVGQRNNGVLISNGQGKAVAFALFGLQDRGKLFLGHGAEVYEGQIIGIHSRSNDLTVNCLTGKKLTNMRASGTDEATVLVPPIKMTLEQALEFIDDDELVEVTPQSIRIRKRHLTENDRKRAMRGAKED, from the coding sequence GTGATCGAAAATTTGCGTAACATCGCCATCATCGCGCACGTAGACCATGGTAAAACTACCCTGGTTGACAAGCTGCTGCAGCAATCCGGTACGTTTGATGCGCGTGCCGAAACCCAAGAACGCGTGATGGACTCCAACGATTTGGAGAAAGAGCGTGGGATTACCATCCTCGCGAAAAACACCGCGATTAAATGGAATGACTACCGTATCAACATCGTTGATACCCCAGGGCACGCCGACTTCGGTGGTGAAGTTGAACGTGTAATGTCCATGGTAGACTCCGTTCTGCTGGTCGTTGACGCAATGGATGGCCCAATGCCACAGACGCGCTTCGTGACCAAAAAAGCTTTTGCCCATGGTCTGAAGCCAATCGTTGTTATCAACAAAGTTGACCGCCCTGGCGCGCGTCCTGACTGGGTTGTTGACCAGGTCTTCGACCTGTTCGTTAACCTCGACGCGACCGACGAGCAGCTGGACTTCCCTATCGTTTACGCCTCTGCGCTGAACGGTATCGCAGGTCTGGACCACGAAGACATGGCTGAAGACATGACCCCGCTGTATCAGGCGATTGTTGACCGTGTTCCTGCGCCAAACGTCGATCTTGACGGTACCCTGCAGATGCAGATCTCTCAGCTCGACTACAACAACTACGTTGGCGTAATCGGCATTGGTCGTATCAAGCGCGGTAAAGTGAAGCCTAACCAGCAGGTTACTATCATCGATAGTGAAGGCAAAACCCGTAACGGTAAAGTTGGTAAAGTGCTGACTCACCTGGGTCTTGAGCGTATCGAGAGCGACATCGCTGAAGCGGGCGACATTATCGCTATCACCGGTCTGGGTGAACTGAACATCTCCGACACCATCTGCGATCCGCAGAACGTCGAAGCGCTGCCAGCCCTGTCCGTTGATGAACCAACCGTATCCATGTTCTTCAACGTCAACACCTCTCCGTTCTGTGGTAAAGAAGGTAAGTTCGTTACCTCTCGTCAGATCCTTGACCGCCTGAACAAAGAGCTGGTGCACAACGTTGCGCTGCGCGTTGAAGAAACCGAAGACGCTGATGCATTCCGCGTTTCGGGTCGTGGTGAGCTGCACCTGTCTGTTCTGATCGAAAACATGCGTCGTGAAGGTTTCGAAATGGCGGTTTCCCGTCCGAAAGTAATCTTCCGCGAAATCGACGGCCGTAAACAAGAGCCGTTCGAAAACGTGACGCTGGACGTTGAAGAGCAGCACCAGGGTTCTGTGATGCAGGCTCTGGGTGAGCGTAAAGGCGACCTGAAAAACATGAATCCAGATGGCAAAGGCCGCGTACGTCTCGACTACGTGATCCCAAGCCGTGGCCTGATCGGCTTCCGTTCAGAGTTCATGACCATGACCTCTGGTACCGGCCTGCTGTACTCCACCTTCAGCCACTACGACGACGTTCGTCCGGGCGAAGTGGGCCAGCGTAACAACGGCGTACTGATCTCCAACGGTCAGGGTAAAGCGGTTGCGTTTGCGCTGTTCGGTCTGCAGGATCGCGGTAAGCTGTTCCTGGGTCACGGTGCTGAAGTTTATGAAGGCCAGATCATCGGTATTCACAGTCGTTCTAACGACCTGACCGTAAACTGCCTGACCGGTAAGAAACTGACCAACATGCGTGCGTCCGGTACTGACGAAGCAACGGTTCTGGTTCCACCGATCAAGATGACTCTGGAGCAGGCTCTGGAATTCATCGATGATGACGAACTGGTAGAAGTGACTCCACAGTCAATTCGTATCCGTAAACGTCACCTGACCGAGAACGATCGTAAACGTGCTATGCGCGGTGCGAAAGAAGACTAA
- the hemN gene encoding oxygen-independent coproporphyrinogen III oxidase yields MSAPTIDWDLALIQKYNYSGPRYTSYPTALEFSDAFGERDFQQAVARYPERPLSLYVHIPFCHKLCYFCGCNKIVTRQQHKADQYLDALEQEIVHRAPLFAGRHVSQLHWGGGTPTYLNKAQISRLMTLLRGNFSFNADAEISIEVDPREIELDVLDHLRAEGFNRLSMGVQDFNKEVQRLVNREQDEEFIFALLNHAREIGFTSTNIDLIYGLPKQTPESFAFTLKRVAELNPDRLSVFNYAHLPTLFAAQRKIKDADLPSAQQKLDILQETITSLTETGYQFIGMDHFARPDDELAVAQREGVLHRNFQGYTTQGDTDLLGMGVSAISMIGDCYAQNQKELKLYYQQVDETGNALWRGIALTRDDCIRRDVIKALICNFRLDFSDVEAHWELNFSDYFAEDLKLLAPLAKDGLVDVSESAIEVTPKGRLLIRNICMCFDAYLRQKARMQQFSRVI; encoded by the coding sequence ATGTCAGCACCAACTATCGACTGGGATTTGGCCCTAATCCAGAAATATAACTATTCCGGGCCGCGTTATACGTCATACCCCACCGCGCTGGAGTTCTCCGATGCCTTCGGAGAGCGTGATTTCCAGCAGGCTGTCGCGCGCTATCCTGAGCGTCCGCTGTCTCTCTACGTCCATATTCCGTTCTGCCATAAGCTGTGTTACTTCTGCGGCTGCAATAAAATCGTGACCCGTCAGCAGCATAAAGCCGACCAGTACCTTGATGCGCTCGAACAAGAAATTGTGCATCGCGCGCCGCTGTTTGCTGGCCGTCACGTCAGCCAGCTTCACTGGGGCGGCGGTACGCCAACCTATCTGAATAAAGCGCAAATAAGCCGCCTGATGACCCTGCTGCGCGGCAATTTCAGTTTTAACGCCGACGCTGAAATCTCGATCGAAGTCGATCCGCGTGAAATTGAGCTGGATGTACTGGATCACTTACGCGCCGAAGGCTTCAATCGTCTGAGCATGGGCGTGCAGGATTTCAATAAAGAGGTTCAGCGTCTGGTGAATCGCGAGCAGGACGAAGAATTTATCTTTGCCTTACTCAATCACGCGCGTGAGATTGGCTTCACCTCGACCAATATTGACCTGATTTACGGCCTGCCAAAGCAAACGCCGGAAAGCTTCGCCTTCACCCTGAAGCGCGTGGCCGAACTCAACCCGGACCGCCTGAGCGTCTTTAACTACGCGCATCTGCCGACGCTGTTTGCTGCCCAGCGCAAAATCAAAGATGCCGATCTGCCTTCTGCCCAGCAGAAGCTGGATATCCTGCAGGAAACGATCACCTCGCTGACCGAAACCGGCTATCAGTTTATCGGGATGGATCACTTTGCCCGTCCGGATGACGAACTGGCGGTAGCTCAGCGCGAAGGGGTCCTGCACCGCAACTTCCAGGGCTACACGACCCAGGGCGATACCGATTTGCTGGGAATGGGCGTCTCCGCCATCAGCATGATTGGCGACTGCTACGCGCAAAACCAGAAAGAACTGAAGCTGTATTACCAGCAGGTTGATGAGACGGGCAACGCGCTGTGGCGCGGCATTGCATTAACGCGCGACGACTGTATCCGCCGCGATGTGATTAAGGCGCTTATCTGCAACTTCCGTCTCGATTTCAGCGACGTGGAAGCGCATTGGGAGCTGAACTTCAGCGATTATTTCGCAGAAGACCTGAAGCTTCTGGCGCCGCTGGCGAAAGATGGGCTGGTGGATGTGTCGGAGAGCGCGATTGAGGTCACGCCGAAAGGGCGTCTGTTGATCCGTAATATCTGCATGTGCTTCGACGCGTATCTGCGCCAGAAAGCGCGTATGCAGCAGTTCTCGCGGGTGATTTAA
- the glnG gene encoding nitrogen regulation protein NR(I), producing the protein MQRGIVWVVDDDSSIRWVLERALTGAGLSCTTFESGSEVLDALTTKTPDVLLSDIRMPGMDGLALLKQIKQRHPMLPVIIMTAHSDLDAAVSAYQQGAFDYLPKPFDIDEAVALVERAISHYQEQQQPRHAPDFGPTTDIIGEAPAMQDVFRIIGRLSRSSISVLINGESGTGKELVAHALHRHSPRAKAPFIALNMAAIPKDLIESELFGHEKGAFTGANTIRQGRFEQADGGTLFLDEIGDMPLDVQTRLLRVLADGQFYRVGGYAPVKVDVRIIAATHQNLEQRVQEGKFREDLFHRLNVIRVHLPPLRERREDIPRLARHFLQVAARELGVEAKQLHPETDAALTRLAWPGNVRQLENTCRWLTVMAAGQEVLIQDLPAELFEATAPESTTGHALPDSWATLLAQWADRALRSGHQNLLSEAQPEMERTLLTTALRHTQGHKQEAARLLGWGRNTLTRKLKELGME; encoded by the coding sequence ATGCAACGAGGGATAGTCTGGGTAGTCGATGACGATAGCTCCATCCGTTGGGTGCTTGAACGCGCGCTCACAGGGGCAGGATTAAGCTGCACGACGTTTGAGAGCGGCAGCGAAGTGCTCGATGCACTCACCACCAAAACGCCGGATGTTCTGCTTTCGGATATTCGTATGCCGGGCATGGACGGGCTGGCGCTGTTAAAGCAGATCAAACAACGCCACCCTATGCTTCCGGTCATCATAATGACCGCTCACTCCGATCTGGATGCCGCAGTGAGCGCCTACCAGCAAGGGGCGTTCGATTACCTGCCCAAACCGTTTGATATTGACGAAGCGGTGGCGCTGGTTGAGCGCGCGATTAGCCATTATCAGGAGCAGCAACAGCCGCGCCACGCGCCCGATTTTGGGCCAACGACAGACATCATCGGCGAAGCGCCGGCGATGCAGGACGTGTTTCGCATTATCGGTCGTCTGTCCCGCTCGTCCATCAGCGTCTTGATTAACGGCGAATCGGGAACCGGTAAAGAGCTTGTGGCGCATGCATTGCATCGCCATAGCCCGCGGGCAAAAGCGCCGTTTATCGCTCTGAATATGGCGGCGATCCCGAAGGATTTGATTGAGTCCGAACTGTTCGGCCATGAAAAAGGGGCATTTACCGGCGCTAATACCATTCGTCAGGGGCGTTTCGAACAGGCTGACGGTGGCACGCTGTTCCTGGACGAAATTGGCGATATGCCGCTGGATGTCCAGACCCGCCTGCTGCGCGTGCTGGCCGACGGACAGTTTTACCGCGTGGGCGGCTATGCGCCGGTGAAGGTAGACGTGCGCATTATTGCCGCGACCCACCAGAACCTGGAGCAACGCGTGCAGGAAGGGAAATTCCGTGAGGATTTATTCCATCGCCTGAACGTCATTCGCGTTCATCTGCCGCCGCTGCGTGAGCGTCGGGAAGATATTCCCCGCCTGGCGCGCCATTTCCTGCAGGTAGCCGCCCGCGAGCTGGGTGTGGAAGCCAAGCAGCTTCACCCGGAAACCGATGCCGCTCTGACGCGCCTGGCGTGGCCGGGCAACGTGCGTCAGCTGGAAAACACCTGCCGTTGGTTAACCGTGATGGCCGCCGGGCAGGAAGTGCTGATTCAGGATTTACCCGCTGAGCTGTTTGAAGCGACCGCGCCTGAAAGCACTACCGGGCACGCGCTGCCGGACAGCTGGGCGACGCTGCTGGCGCAGTGGGCCGACCGCGCGTTGCGTTCCGGTCATCAAAACCTGCTGTCTGAAGCTCAGCCAGAGATGGAGCGTACGCTGTTAACTACCGCGCTTCGTCATACGCAGGGTCACAAGCAGGAAGCCGCTCGCCTGTTGGGATGGGGACGTAATACCCTGACGCGCAAGCTTAAAGAGCTGGGAATGGAGTGA
- the yihA gene encoding ribosome biogenesis GTP-binding protein YihA/YsxC, protein MTTWNYQQTHFVTSAPDIRHLPSDTGIEVAFAGRSNAGKSSALNTLTNQKSLARTSKTPGRTQLINLFEVAEGKRLVDLPGYGYAQVPEEMKIKWQRALGEYLEKRLCLKGLVVLMDIRHPLKDLDQQMIDWAVASDIAVLVLLTKADKLASGARKAQVNMVREAVLAFNGDVQVEPFSSLKKQGVDKLRQKLDTWFSELEPATEAEEE, encoded by the coding sequence GTGACTACCTGGAACTACCAACAGACGCATTTTGTCACCAGTGCGCCCGATATTCGCCACCTCCCTTCTGATACCGGTATTGAAGTGGCCTTTGCTGGCCGCTCCAATGCGGGGAAGTCCAGCGCCCTGAATACGCTGACCAATCAGAAGAGCCTGGCGCGTACCTCAAAAACACCTGGCCGTACCCAGCTCATCAACCTGTTTGAAGTCGCAGAGGGCAAACGCCTGGTCGACTTACCGGGCTACGGTTACGCGCAGGTACCGGAAGAGATGAAAATCAAGTGGCAGCGTGCGCTGGGGGAATACCTGGAAAAACGCCTGTGCCTGAAAGGTCTGGTGGTGCTGATGGATATTCGCCATCCCCTGAAAGATCTGGATCAGCAGATGATCGACTGGGCTGTGGCAAGCGATATCGCCGTGCTGGTGCTGCTGACGAAAGCCGATAAGCTGGCAAGCGGCGCGCGCAAAGCGCAGGTGAATATGGTTCGCGAAGCGGTGCTGGCGTTCAACGGTGACGTGCAGGTTGAGCCGTTCTCCTCGCTGAAAAAGCAGGGTGTGGACAAGCTGCGTCAGAAGCTCGACACCTGGTTTAGCGAGCTGGAACCCGCGACGGAAGCGGAAGAAGAGTAA
- the glnL gene encoding nitrogen regulation protein NR(II), whose translation MATGTLPDAGQILNSLINSILLVDDELAVHYANPAAQQLLAQSARKLFGTPLPELLSYFSLNIGLMQESLQAGQGFTDNEVTLVIDGRSHILSLTAQRLPDGMILLEMAPMDNQRRLSQEQLQHAQQIAARDLVRGLAHEIKNPLGGLRGAAQLLTKALPDPALAEYTNVIIEQADRLRNLVDRLLGPQQPGMHVTESIHKVAERVVKLVSMELPENVTLVRDYDPSLPELAHDPDQIEQVLLNIVRNALQALGPEGGEIILRTRTAFQLTLHGVRYRLAARIDVEDNGPGIPSHLQDTLFYPMVSGREGGTGLGLSIARSLIDQHSGKIEFTSWPGHTEFSVFLPIKK comes from the coding sequence ATGGCAACTGGCACGCTGCCCGATGCTGGGCAGATCCTCAATTCTTTGATTAACAGCATTTTGCTGGTCGATGACGAGCTGGCCGTTCATTACGCCAACCCGGCGGCGCAGCAGCTGCTCGCCCAAAGCGCACGTAAACTGTTCGGCACCCCGCTTCCTGAACTCCTGAGCTATTTTTCGCTGAATATTGGCCTGATGCAGGAAAGTTTGCAGGCTGGCCAGGGGTTTACCGATAACGAAGTGACGCTGGTGATCGACGGACGCTCGCACATTCTGTCGCTGACCGCGCAGCGTCTTCCCGATGGGATGATCCTGCTGGAAATGGCGCCGATGGATAATCAGCGTCGACTGAGCCAGGAGCAGCTTCAGCATGCGCAGCAAATTGCCGCCCGTGACCTGGTGCGCGGTCTGGCGCATGAAATCAAAAACCCGTTGGGTGGATTACGCGGCGCGGCGCAGCTTCTGACCAAGGCACTCCCCGATCCCGCGCTGGCGGAGTACACCAACGTCATCATTGAGCAGGCGGACCGTCTGCGAAATCTGGTAGACCGTCTTCTTGGTCCGCAGCAGCCGGGCATGCACGTCACTGAAAGCATCCATAAAGTGGCTGAACGGGTGGTGAAGCTCGTCTCAATGGAGCTGCCGGAGAACGTCACGCTGGTACGTGATTACGACCCAAGCCTGCCGGAACTGGCCCATGATCCGGATCAGATTGAGCAGGTCCTGTTGAATATTGTGCGTAATGCCCTGCAGGCGCTGGGGCCTGAAGGGGGGGAGATTATTTTACGCACCCGCACCGCCTTCCAGCTCACGTTACATGGCGTGCGCTACCGGCTGGCGGCCCGAATCGACGTTGAGGATAACGGACCCGGCATTCCATCGCATCTGCAGGATACCCTGTTCTACCCGATGGTAAGCGGTCGCGAAGGCGGGACCGGCCTGGGCTTATCCATTGCCCGCAGTTTGATCGATCAACACTCCGGGAAAATTGAATTTACCAGTTGGCCGGGACATACCGAGTTTTCGGTTTTCCTGCCGATTAAAAAATAA
- the yihI gene encoding Der GTPase-activating protein YihI, with translation MKKPTSAAGAKRPAKARRKTREELNQEARDRKRDKKHRGHAAGSRANGGGAAGASAKGKQQKDPRIGSKTPIPLGVTDTPVTKQHKPKSEKPMLSPQAELDLLENDERLDALLERLEEGETLTAEEQSWVDAKLDRIDELMQKLGLSYDDEDDEEEDEKQEDMMRLLKGGN, from the coding sequence ATGAAAAAACCAACCTCCGCTGCGGGCGCGAAACGCCCTGCAAAAGCACGCCGCAAAACGCGCGAAGAACTGAACCAGGAAGCGCGCGATCGCAAACGCGACAAAAAACATCGCGGTCATGCTGCGGGTAGCCGTGCCAACGGTGGTGGTGCAGCGGGCGCTTCTGCAAAAGGCAAACAGCAGAAAGATCCTCGTATCGGCAGTAAAACTCCCATTCCACTGGGCGTGACAGACACCCCGGTCACTAAGCAGCACAAACCAAAGAGCGAGAAACCTATGCTTTCACCGCAGGCTGAGCTGGATTTGCTGGAGAACGATGAGCGCCTGGACGCGCTGCTGGAACGTCTTGAAGAGGGTGAAACCCTGACCGCCGAAGAGCAGTCATGGGTGGATGCCAAACTGGATCGCATCGACGAGCTGATGCAGAAGCTGGGCCTGTCTTACGATGACGAAGACGACGAAGAAGAAGACGAAAAGCAGGAAGATATGATGCGTCTTCTGAAGGGTGGAAACTAA
- a CDS encoding YshB family small membrane protein, with the protein MLETIVNMLSSGAAESHTSQTAVAAMLCAALVGLFS; encoded by the coding sequence ATGCTGGAAACAATCGTGAATATGCTCTCTAGCGGAGCCGCTGAAAGCCACACGTCACAAACCGCCGTTGCGGCTATGTTGTGTGCGGCGCTGGTTGGGCTGTTTAGCTAA
- the glnA gene encoding glutamate--ammonia ligase: MSAEHVLTMLNEHEVKFVDLRFTDTKGKEQHVTIPAHQVNAEFFEEGKMFDGSSIGGWKGINESDMVLMPDATTALIDPFFEEPTLIIRCDILEPGTLQGYDRDPRSIAKRAEEYLRSTGIADTVLFGPEPEFFLFDDIRFGASISGSHVAIDDIEGAWNSSTKYEGGNKGHRPGVKGGYFPVPPVDSSQDIRSTMCMIMEEMGLVVEAHHHEVATAGQNEIATRFNTMTKKADEIQIYKYVVHNVAHRFGKTATFMPKPMFGDNGSGMHCHMSLSKNGTNLFSGDKYAGLSEQALHYIGGVIKHAKAINALANPTTNSYKRLVPGYEAPVMLAYSARNRSASIRIPVVASPKARRIEVRFPDPAANPYLCFAALLMAGLDGIKNKIHPGEAMDKNLYDLPPEEAKEIPQVAGSLEEALQALDADREFLTAGGVFTDEAIDAYIALRIEENDRVRMTPHPVEFELYYSV; encoded by the coding sequence ATGTCCGCTGAACACGTTTTGACGATGCTGAACGAACATGAAGTGAAGTTTGTTGATCTGCGCTTCACCGATACCAAAGGTAAAGAACAGCACGTCACAATCCCTGCTCATCAGGTGAACGCCGAATTCTTCGAAGAAGGCAAAATGTTTGACGGCTCCTCCATTGGTGGCTGGAAAGGCATTAACGAATCCGACATGGTTCTGATGCCGGACGCGACCACTGCGCTCATTGACCCGTTCTTCGAAGAACCAACCCTGATCATCCGTTGCGACATCCTCGAGCCAGGCACGCTGCAGGGCTACGACCGTGACCCACGTTCTATCGCAAAACGTGCTGAAGAGTACCTGCGTTCTACCGGCATCGCAGACACCGTTCTGTTCGGACCAGAGCCAGAGTTCTTCCTGTTTGACGACATCCGTTTCGGCGCTTCAATTTCTGGTTCCCACGTGGCTATCGATGACATCGAAGGTGCATGGAACTCTTCCACCAAATACGAAGGTGGTAACAAAGGTCACCGTCCTGGCGTGAAAGGCGGTTACTTCCCGGTTCCTCCGGTCGATTCTTCACAGGACATCCGTTCTACCATGTGTATGATCATGGAAGAGATGGGCCTGGTTGTTGAAGCGCACCACCACGAAGTGGCGACTGCTGGCCAGAACGAAATCGCTACCCGCTTTAACACCATGACCAAGAAAGCGGATGAGATTCAGATTTACAAATACGTTGTGCACAACGTTGCGCACCGTTTCGGTAAAACCGCGACCTTCATGCCAAAACCAATGTTTGGCGATAACGGTTCCGGTATGCACTGCCACATGTCTCTGTCCAAGAACGGTACCAACCTGTTCTCTGGCGACAAATATGCCGGTCTGTCCGAGCAGGCGCTGCACTACATCGGTGGTGTTATCAAACACGCTAAAGCGATCAACGCCCTGGCGAACCCAACCACTAACTCCTACAAGCGTCTGGTCCCGGGCTACGAAGCGCCAGTGATGCTGGCCTACTCTGCACGTAACCGTTCTGCTTCTATCCGTATTCCGGTGGTGGCGTCTCCTAAAGCACGTCGTATCGAAGTGCGCTTCCCGGATCCAGCGGCTAACCCATACCTGTGCTTCGCAGCACTGCTGATGGCCGGTCTGGACGGTATTAAGAATAAGATCCACCCGGGCGAAGCGATGGACAAAAACCTGTACGACCTGCCGCCAGAAGAAGCGAAAGAGATCCCACAGGTTGCTGGCTCTCTGGAAGAAGCCCTGCAGGCGCTGGACGCAGACCGCGAGTTCCTGACTGCGGGTGGTGTGTTCACTGATGAAGCGATTGACGCTTACATCGCCCTGCGTATTGAAGAGAACGACCGTGTGCGTATGACGCCACACCCGGTTGAGTTCGAGCTGTACTACAGCGTTTAA